A single genomic interval of Spinacia oleracea cultivar Varoflay chromosome 6, BTI_SOV_V1, whole genome shotgun sequence harbors:
- the LOC110801048 gene encoding coatomer subunit zeta-3 yields MASFSVYRDSCPLVKNILLLDSEGKRVAVKYYSDEWATNAAKLAYEKSVFTKTQKTNARTEAEITMFDSNIVIYKFVQDLHFFVTGGDDENELILDAVLQGFYDAVTLLLRNKVDKSEALENLDLILLCLDEIVDRGMILETDGNVIASKVATSSVDPAAPLSEQTISQALALAREHLTRSLLS; encoded by the exons ATGGCTTCATTCTCTGTTTATCGA GACTCATGCCCATTAGTGAAGAACATACTTCTTCTTGATTCCGAAGGGAAGAGGGTAGCTGTCAAGTATTATTCGGATGAATGGGCTACGAATGCAGCGAAATTGGCGTATGAGAAATCCGTGTTTACCAAAACCCAGAAGACAAATGCCAGGACAGAAG CTGAGATAACTATGTTTGACAGCAACATTGTAATCTATAAGTTCGTCCAAGACCTCCACTTCTTTGTGACTGGAGGTGATGATGAAAATGAACTCATTTTGGATGCTGTTCTTCAAGGTTTCTATGATGCTGTTACCCTTTTACTGAG GAACAAGGTTGATAAAAGTGAGGCCCTTGAGAACTTGGATCTTATACTTCTATGCCTTGATGAGATAGTCGACAGAGG GATGATTCTTGAGACAGATGGTAATGTCATTGCTAGTAAAGTTGCTACCAGTAGCGTTGATCCTGCTGCACCCTTATCTGAGCAG ACTATATCTCAGGCACTGGCTTTGGCTCGTGAGCACTTGACAAGATCTCTTTTGAGCTAA